Proteins encoded by one window of Xylella fastidiosa:
- a CDS encoding DUF769 domain-containing protein yields the protein MKLRIPLCVSICVAGLLLSACSTAPVIDSDTGKPIMMAGPKESRDLTLEQFQVNFLDQYTIKHAFINGVNIYRCYPGAPPNNVQMVMQRSHGTEVPGIMVNLEGQQPTVVPLDASIIGAKKLTPTTTRPLHNVRVLRVNAVMRFHPLCRARFVGPNDISFGIRSATSQSIQEHIQELTDLMKKTQQADEQAMGALYSRSSALVSKLKMSGATSNVAFLEVPQTETRWGNPWTWYRAYLPTPLGDGVETWMTPIGDSGYYITVDFNFTESERQKNTENYQRARQLMDSVLQSVVIQKR from the coding sequence ATGAAATTGCGAATCCCACTGTGTGTATCAATCTGTGTTGCCGGCCTACTGTTGTCGGCTTGCAGCACCGCTCCTGTGATCGACTCGGATACCGGCAAGCCGATCATGATGGCCGGACCTAAGGAGAGCCGCGATCTGACCCTGGAACAATTTCAGGTGAATTTTTTAGATCAGTACACCATCAAGCATGCCTTTATCAATGGCGTCAACATCTACCGCTGTTATCCAGGCGCACCGCCCAACAATGTGCAGATGGTGATGCAACGCAGTCATGGAACAGAGGTCCCGGGAATCATGGTTAACCTGGAAGGTCAACAGCCGACGGTTGTTCCACTGGATGCCTCTATCATCGGTGCCAAGAAGCTGACTCCCACCACCACGCGCCCTTTGCATAACGTCAGGGTGTTGAGAGTGAATGCGGTGATGAGATTTCATCCGCTGTGCAGGGCGCGGTTTGTGGGACCCAACGACATCAGTTTCGGCATCCGCAGCGCCACCAGCCAAAGTATCCAGGAGCATATTCAGGAACTAACGGATCTGATGAAAAAAACTCAGCAAGCCGATGAGCAAGCCATGGGTGCGCTCTATAGCCGCAGTAGTGCCCTCGTATCCAAACTTAAAATGAGTGGGGCCACATCCAACGTTGCTTTTCTGGAGGTCCCACAGACCGAGACGCGCTGGGGTAATCCCTGGACCTGGTACCGCGCGTATCTTCCGACCCCGCTGGGTGATGGCGTGGAAACCTGGATGACCCCGATCGGCGATAGCGGCTACTACATCACGGTGGATTTCAACTTTACTGAGTCAGAACGTCAAAAAAACACCGAGAATTACCAGCGTGCCCGTCAATTGATGGACAGCGTGTTGCAATCAGTGGTCATTCAAAAGCGGTGA
- a CDS encoding COG2958 family protein, producing MTLNLGKAILDCVQTRPEEKFTARQIAEWIFSTYPAECQQKKSNSQSASINTDSDLIQQLVAEIGSRRPSLQKKHPELKVTEGRPRKYYYTTQTDIAAVAAAESTATKPTKQANGNVTTGEHALYPLLSRYLLDECGVYAKRIDEKRSSNKRGPNGNRWLYPDVVGMQDLGVEWHQQVRDCVSHYSDKRTKLWSFEVKLLINMSNVRECFFQTVSNSSWANFAYLVAAEIEGPYTLKELRMLFAAHGIGLIKLDSDTPADSQILIPARERDDIDWDMANRLATENRDFLEYIKCVKQFYQTGEAKSADWDIPETTD from the coding sequence ATGACATTAAATCTGGGGAAAGCCATATTGGATTGCGTACAAACACGCCCCGAAGAAAAATTCACTGCACGGCAGATCGCCGAATGGATCTTCAGCACCTATCCTGCGGAATGTCAGCAGAAAAAATCCAATAGCCAAAGCGCTTCCATCAACACCGACAGCGACCTAATCCAACAATTGGTTGCGGAAATTGGTTCCCGCCGTCCCAGCTTGCAGAAGAAACACCCGGAACTGAAGGTCACCGAAGGCAGACCACGCAAGTACTACTACACCACACAAACAGACATTGCCGCAGTGGCTGCCGCGGAAAGCACCGCCACCAAGCCCACCAAGCAGGCGAATGGCAACGTAACGACGGGCGAACATGCACTCTACCCGCTGCTGTCGCGCTATCTTTTGGATGAATGTGGCGTCTACGCAAAGCGTATCGACGAAAAGCGTTCATCCAACAAGCGTGGCCCCAACGGCAACCGCTGGTTGTACCCCGATGTGGTCGGCATGCAGGATTTGGGTGTGGAGTGGCACCAACAAGTGCGCGATTGTGTGAGCCACTATTCCGACAAACGCACCAAACTGTGGTCCTTTGAAGTCAAGTTGCTGATCAACATGTCGAATGTGCGTGAATGCTTTTTCCAGACAGTCTCCAATTCCTCATGGGCCAATTTCGCCTATCTGGTTGCAGCCGAGATTGAAGGCCCATACACCCTCAAAGAACTACGCATGTTATTTGCGGCCCACGGCATCGGCCTCATCAAACTAGATAGCGACACCCCTGCGGACAGTCAGATCTTGATTCCAGCCCGCGAGCGCGATGACATCGATTGGGACATGGCCAACCGGCTCGCCACCGAGAACCGCGACTTTCTGGAATACATCAAATGCGTCAAACAGTTCTATCAAACTGGCGAAGCTAAATCAGCGGATTGGGATATCCCAGAGACCACCGACTGA
- a CDS encoding DUF5625 family protein, with protein sequence MSRKIFTRGILLLLATVFLGLATAFIFFYGPDFNRNDPSKPRINLPFDLKKVGETYSFDVNLGGPLTCSLDVKFFIAAPNKWSRLLDKNRGIEEERRFYDLLGGSKLINHEWIEPGVPAKFRVQFIQKEGNKVILDKIVDHPKTGESYMGRYTILAQDTLQAGTYTIRLDYLEGAPELAPLYAEIRFSRAYTGK encoded by the coding sequence ATGTCAAGAAAGATTTTCACTCGCGGCATCTTGTTACTCCTGGCAACGGTATTCCTGGGGTTGGCCACAGCGTTTATTTTCTTTTATGGTCCTGATTTTAATAGAAACGATCCAAGCAAACCAAGAATCAACTTACCTTTTGATCTTAAAAAAGTGGGTGAAACATATTCGTTTGACGTAAATCTCGGGGGGCCGTTAACTTGCTCTCTTGATGTAAAATTTTTCATTGCTGCTCCAAATAAATGGTCCCGTTTGCTTGATAAAAACAGAGGGATTGAAGAAGAGAGGCGTTTTTATGACCTCCTGGGTGGCTCAAAACTTATTAATCACGAATGGATTGAACCAGGAGTGCCTGCCAAGTTCCGAGTTCAATTCATTCAAAAGGAAGGTAACAAAGTCATTCTAGATAAAATAGTAGATCACCCCAAAACTGGGGAGAGTTACATGGGAAGATATACTATTTTGGCACAAGACACGCTCCAGGCTGGCACATATACCATCCGGCTTGACTATCTAGAGGGTGCGCCAGAGCTTGCGCCTTTATATGCCGAGATTCGATTTAGCAGAGCCTACACTGGAAAATAA
- a CDS encoding Wadjet anti-phage system protein JetD domain-containing protein, which produces MSWATPVSLRAQVERLWKQGDLLRALVTDTHAMTWPHRLTLQAPNAADLSERFQAVRDWVQAIVGTAQIRIQWREWKHRVQGTQQVPAAVYLDTLQDALAFIGKTHEALQFEAVWQQTAAAQPVLLAWLLRRPTQALEVADRWERLLAVVAWLQAHPRPGVYLRQVDVPGVDSKFIEAHKSVLTALLDLALPPESIDTAANGVRQFTRRFGFLDKPVPIRFRLLDAALPGLPGWAGLPDISLDAAHFAALTLPITRVFIIENEISFLTFPKVAGAIVIFGAGYGWEQLARAAWLHACQLYYWGDMDTHGFTILNRLRGYFGHVTSVLMDQDTLLAHRVHWDEESKPTRQALEHLTTEEAAVYDDLRYDRHQPRLRLEQERIGFRWVCDRLACLLSAPPQDA; this is translated from the coding sequence ATGAGTTGGGCCACACCAGTCAGCCTGCGCGCCCAGGTGGAACGCCTGTGGAAGCAGGGCGACTTGCTGCGGGCGCTGGTCACGGACACACACGCCATGACGTGGCCGCACCGCCTGACGCTGCAGGCGCCCAACGCTGCGGATCTGTCCGAGCGCTTTCAGGCGGTGCGTGATTGGGTGCAGGCCATCGTTGGCACCGCGCAGATTCGGATCCAATGGCGGGAATGGAAGCACCGCGTCCAAGGGACACAACAGGTTCCTGCAGCCGTCTATCTGGACACCCTGCAAGACGCGTTGGCTTTCATCGGTAAGACGCATGAAGCGCTGCAGTTTGAAGCGGTGTGGCAGCAGACCGCAGCCGCGCAGCCAGTGCTCCTGGCGTGGCTGTTACGACGCCCGACCCAAGCGCTGGAGGTGGCCGACCGCTGGGAACGTCTTTTAGCCGTGGTCGCCTGGCTTCAGGCGCATCCTCGTCCAGGCGTTTACCTACGCCAAGTAGATGTGCCCGGAGTGGACAGCAAATTCATTGAGGCGCACAAAAGCGTGTTGACCGCGCTGCTGGACTTGGCGTTGCCGCCAGAGAGTATCGACACGGCCGCCAACGGCGTGCGTCAGTTCACGCGCCGCTTCGGCTTCCTCGACAAGCCTGTGCCGATCCGGTTTCGTCTGCTTGACGCCGCGCTGCCCGGCCTGCCGGGCTGGGCAGGGCTGCCGGACATCAGCCTAGACGCGGCTCACTTCGCGGCACTGACGCTCCCTATCACGCGCGTCTTCATCATCGAGAACGAAATCAGCTTCCTCACCTTCCCCAAGGTGGCCGGTGCGATCGTCATCTTCGGCGCTGGCTACGGCTGGGAACAGCTGGCACGCGCCGCGTGGCTGCATGCCTGCCAACTGTACTACTGGGGTGACATGGATACTCACGGCTTCACCATCCTCAACCGGCTGCGTGGCTACTTTGGGCACGTGACTTCTGTGCTCATGGACCAAGACACATTGTTGGCGCATCGCGTGCACTGGGACGAGGAATCCAAGCCGACACGCCAGGCCTTGGAGCACCTCACCACGGAAGAGGCTGCCGTCTACGATGACCTGCGATACGATCGCCACCAGCCCAGGCTGCGCCTGGAGCAGGAGCGGATTGGCTTTCGCTGGGTGTGCGATCGGCTGGCCTGCTTGCTCTCAGCACCACCCCAGGATGCGTAA